One genomic window of Punica granatum isolate Tunisia-2019 chromosome 1, ASM765513v2, whole genome shotgun sequence includes the following:
- the LOC116194295 gene encoding disease resistance protein RPM1-like, protein MEDVLDEFKLLSVQDHGDGLHGILCKFVGNIRNLKARYRAINDLQRVSLRLKSICEGHKRLRQKFWRAGQHVQSNDGDGPWLDHCSDALLLDETDLVGIEEPKRLLVQHLIVGPAKREVISVVGMGGLGKTTLVKQVYDDPTVKKHFAIRVWVTFSTSSKTEELLKEMLQQIACQIRKPAPKRVDTSNSDWLKMMIKGCLLNRRYLIILDDVWHVNKWDAVKYAFPNDGCGSRVMLTTRKADVASASHADFGGKRYDSKPLADEESWKLFCRKTFPGNNTCPSNLEETCKTILSKCEGLPLPIVAISSVLASKDMRRIDEWDLVRQTLRAEIDGNDRLKKINKVLSLSFNDLPYYLKSCFLHLSVFPEGHGIERMRLIRLWVAEGFVETKEGRTLEEVAEDYLKELLNRSLLQVTDTTSDGRVKECRIHHLLQQIAIQKSKDQNFAARVDEQNASWPDKVRRLSIHNRFQSSHKDRSLSQLRSLFMSGVEKSTVKAALLCVLKLLAVLDLQAVPNLRKFPVQVVEMYSLRYLSFRYTEVETVPSSIGKLQNLETLDLKHTYVTDLPIEIMKLQRLRHLLVYRYETISYLHSKYGFRTPADIGSLQYLQKLCYIEADDERSHALMEDIGKLTQLKRLCILKLKKEDGAALCSSIAKLTNLVALSVSSLEDDEVLDLQDLSSPPPLLQRIYLEGRLLAMPHWIPTLESIVKLHLRLCCLKDDPLLSLQNLPNLVHVELEKVYNWKILHFSAKGFMKLRRLFLDNFLELRGIEVEEGALPSIVTLIIQRCKLLQNVPSGIEYLTKLKVLEFFDVHDELVRKLEHEDQSKDYQKVAHIPELRYGSWTDGGWDVKLVQRTGEEAGSSHAGNGRSRSELPPCWK, encoded by the coding sequence ATGGAAGATGTTCTTGATGAATTCAAGCTGCTTTCAGTTCAAGACCATGGCGATGGCCTTCATGGTATTCTCTGCAAGTTTGTTGGCAACATCAGGAACCTGAAAGCTCGTTATCGGGCCATAAATGATCTGCAAAGGGTCAGCTTGAGGCTCAAGAGCATCTGCGAGGGGCATAAAAGACTGCGCCAGAAATTCTGGAGAGCCGGGCAGCATGTACAGTCCAATGATGGCGACGGCCCATGGCTGGACCACTGCAGTGATGCTCTTCTTTTAGACGAGACTGATCTTGTGGGCATTGAGGAGCCCAAGAGGCTTCTTGTGCAGCACCTCATCGTGGGTCCTGCCAAGAGGGAAGTAATCTCTGTGGTCGGGATGGGAGGGCTTGGAAAGACCACTCTTGTAAAGCAAGTCTATGACGATCCCACTGTAAAGAAGCACTTTGCTATTCGTGTTTGGGTCACTTTCTCTACATCTTCCAAGACAGAGGAGCTCCTGAAGGAAATGCTCCAACAGATTGCCTGTCAGATCAGGAAACCGGCTCCAAAGAGGGTGGACACCTCGAACAGTGATTGGCTGAAAATGATGATCAAGGGCTGCCTGCTCAACAGAAGGTACCTGATCATTCTTGATGATGTGTGGCATGTGAATAAATGGGATGCTGTCAAATACGCTTTTCCCAATGATGGGTGTGGCAGCAGAGTCATGCTGACCACGCGCAAGGCCGATGTAGCCTCTGCCTCCCACGCGGATTTTGGTGGAAAGCGATATGACTCGAAGCCCTTGGCCGATGAAGAGTCTTGGAAGCTTTTCTGCAGAAAGACATTTCCAGGGAACAACACCTGTCCTTCTAACTTAGAGGAGACCTGCAAAACTATACTGAGTAAGTGTGAGGGTCTGCCTCTCCCTATCGTGGCCATCAGCAGTGTATTGGCTTCAAAAGACATGCGAAGAATCGATGAGTGGGATCTTGTGAGGCAAACTCTTCGTGCAGAGATCGACGGAAACGACAGGCTGAAGAAGATCAACAAGGTACTTTCCCTCAGTTTCAACGACTTGCCTTACTACTTGAAATCTTGTTTCTTGCACTTAAGCGTCTTTCCTGAGGGTCACGGAATCGAACGTATGAGGCTGATCCGGTTATGGGTAGCAGAAGGATTTGTTGAGACAAAAGAAGGTAGGACTCTTGAAGAAGTTGCCGAGGACTACCTGAAAGAACTCTTGAACAGAAGTTTGTTGCAAGTGACAGACACGACTAGCGATGGGCGGGTAAAAGAGTGCCGAATCCACCACCTTCTACAGCAAATTGCAATTCAAAAGTCCAAGGACCAAAACTTTGCTGCAAGAGTGGACGAACAGAATGCATCCTGGCCTGACAAAGTTCGTCGTCTTTCCATACATAATAGGTTCCAATCTTCACATAAAGACAGGTCGCTTTCCCAACTTCGCTCCTTGTTCATGTCTGGCGTCGAGAAGTCCACGGTAAAAGCAGCATTACTGTGCGTTCTCAAACTGCTCGCTGTTTTAGATTTGCAAGCTGTTCCTAATTTGAGGAAATTTCCGGTTCAAGTAGTTGAGATGTACTCCCTCAGGTACTTAAGCTTTAGGTATACTGAGGTAGAAACAGTTCCCAGTTCAATAGGGAAGCTACAGAACTTAGAGACGCTTGATCTGAAACATACATATGTCACTGATCTGCCTATCGAGATCATGAAGCTCCAGCGACTTCGGCATCTTCTCGTTTATCGCTATGAAACTATATCTTATTTGCATTCTAAGTATGGCTTCAGGACGCCTGCGGATATTGGGTCACTGCAATATTTGCAGAAGCTCTGCTACATAGAGGCCGATGACGAGAGAAGTCACGCCCTAATGGAAGATATTGGGAAGCTGACCCAGTTAAAGAGGCTGTGCATCCTCAAGTTGAAGAAAGAAGATGGGGCAGCTTTGTGCTCTTCGATCGCAAAGTTGACCAATCTGGTGGCATTGTCAGTTTCCTCGTTGGAAGATGATGAAGTCCTTGATCTTCAGGACCTTTCTTCTCCACCTCCTCTACTCCAACGGATTTACTTGGAAGGACGTTTACTGGCAATGCCGCATTGGATTCCCACCCTCGAGAGCATCGTCAAATTACACCTGAGATTGTGCTGTTTGAAGGATGACCCGCTGTTATCTCTTCAGAATCTGCCCAATCTTGTCCATGTCGAGCTGGAAAAGGTTTATAACTGGAAGATACTACACTTCAGTGCAAAAGGGTTCATGAAGCTTCGGAGATTATTTCTTGATAATTTTCTGGAGCTAAGGGGCATAGAGGTGGAAGAGGGAGCCTTGCCCAGCATTGTTACGTTGATTATCCAGCGATGCAAGTTACTGCAGAATGTTCCTTCGGGCATCGAATACCTGACGAAGCTCAAGGTGCTGGAATTCTTCGATGTGCACGATGAATTGGTCAGGAAACTCGAGCACGAAGATCAGAGCAAAGACTATCAGAAAGTTGCTCACATTCCCGAGCTTCGTTATGGGTCGTGGACTGATGGGGGCTGGGATGTCAAGTTGGTGCAAAGAACTGGGGAGGAAGCTGGTTCTTCTCATGCTGGAAATGGTAGGAGCAGAAGTGAACTTCCTCCTTGTTGGAAGTGA